In a genomic window of Thermogemmata fonticola:
- a CDS encoding sugar phosphate isomerase/epimerase family protein, which produces MGKARISIGTWAYLFNQKEPTNDFHVILHRLQSLGYDGVELGSFGPHPSPASHPTKAQRARLKQEIADHGLALSGIAIDLWAFKNPGTSILDDPPSAYLTAFLGWCNFAADVGAQTIRVDTVVAPDYFEKDPEGQKIGRQKGLERIAAVWDKASKMAADFGLNVCWEFEPGFAFNKPSEILQLVDMVRSRGNNNFGVLFDTCHAHMCAAVGANQVGPRETLPGGELELLEKLKGKITHVHLIDSDGTLNEHNTSTHNPFGTGRLNFDKLLPALRQAGVPHDWWCVDLCFWPDAWNVTEQSKKFLDQMREKYAAA; this is translated from the coding sequence ATGGGCAAAGCGCGCATTTCGATCGGGACGTGGGCCTATCTGTTCAACCAGAAAGAGCCGACGAATGACTTCCATGTGATCCTGCATCGCTTGCAAAGCCTCGGCTATGACGGCGTGGAGTTGGGGAGTTTCGGGCCGCATCCGTCTCCGGCATCTCATCCGACCAAAGCCCAACGAGCGCGCCTGAAGCAGGAGATCGCCGATCATGGTTTAGCTCTCTCCGGCATCGCCATTGACCTCTGGGCCTTCAAGAATCCCGGAACGTCGATCCTGGATGACCCGCCCTCCGCGTACCTGACGGCCTTTCTCGGCTGGTGCAATTTTGCGGCGGATGTGGGAGCACAGACCATCCGCGTCGATACCGTGGTGGCTCCGGATTACTTCGAGAAGGACCCCGAAGGCCAAAAAATCGGCCGCCAAAAGGGCCTGGAGCGCATCGCGGCGGTGTGGGACAAAGCGAGCAAAATGGCGGCAGACTTCGGCTTGAACGTGTGCTGGGAGTTCGAGCCAGGCTTCGCTTTCAATAAGCCCTCTGAAATCCTGCAACTGGTGGACATGGTCCGCAGCCGGGGGAACAACAACTTCGGCGTCCTGTTCGACACCTGTCATGCGCACATGTGCGCAGCCGTGGGAGCCAACCAAGTGGGACCGCGCGAAACCTTGCCTGGAGGCGAACTGGAACTTCTCGAAAAGCTCAAGGGGAAGATCACCCACGTCCACCTCATCGATTCCGACGGTACCCTCAACGAGCACAACACCAGCACGCATAATCCCTTCGGTACCGGCCGGCTCAATTTCGACAAACTGCTGCCCGCCTTGCGACAAGCAGGGGTGCCTCACGACTGGTGGTGCGTCGATTTGTGTTTCTGGCCTGACGCTTGGAACGTGACGGAACAAAGTAAGAAGTTCCTGGATCAAATGCGGGAAAAATACGCCGCCGCATGA
- a CDS encoding formylglycine-generating enzyme family protein, producing MPNQALFPETFSNRFGRTVGRWWRRAKYQWLKRSLLTDLATAIVLFLAALLLTFALPNTSTKLDSRGEVVLACFLSFLPLLMAICFCYVWSYLKAEAAYEDLRSGKRPVPVSYFKFFLQFPFTSVVLFALLTGVTLAAWGLGDWESAVRTSLIQITTPLPPLTTLLRSVVGEEESPWPGWVSIILSLIYSGVVFALIAAWFERGSQRLNYVASLFTEEDRPPSPYGFRCGTSPDNPQPEPHEQVLLMQADRIGAACLPYLRVELSSTEWNLGPVMPNRCRGAVAVLERVFGENDRGLQAWQTEPLACDFIADWLLKHLNRLVELDRSSPDPKYDYCLAETIGAVAAVLASDPSLRKQPTLTSRGAYHDLDRVNQFRHHLQYVFSIAAKRPALLIAACDAAERLGTPEDLRMLDQQTRRLDVQAGFTTVQTDRILQARDRVLARLWSELMEKRSELMEKLLSRIEDLGMQRLPVPKGKPMQFRRKSDGAIMVLIVAGSFCRGADHAKETSPKRRVHLGSYLIDVEPVSQKSFERWVKNQGGILRVERGFFPVQGLPDDVPQDHPYAIHVTWFAAQAYAQWAVKGGHLPTEAQWEKAARGSVDERRYPSGKDWKEECISPYGVHICHILEWTQDAFNSSAYDNNLVVFDPVMEPSSQFWEETLRVVRGRNPEFNPRDYHLAHRVGMEPITGAFTAPIGFRVAVDLGVEPLT from the coding sequence ATGCCAAACCAAGCCCTTTTTCCTGAGACTTTCTCTAACCGTTTTGGTCGCACGGTAGGCCGCTGGTGGCGTCGCGCTAAGTATCAGTGGCTGAAGAGAAGCTTGTTGACCGATTTAGCTACTGCCATCGTGTTGTTTCTTGCTGCCTTGCTCTTGACATTCGCTTTGCCAAACACGTCAACAAAGCTTGATTCGAGAGGAGAGGTCGTCCTCGCCTGCTTTTTATCGTTTCTACCCCTCCTGATGGCTATCTGTTTTTGTTATGTCTGGAGCTACCTCAAGGCCGAGGCGGCTTATGAAGATCTGCGTTCCGGGAAACGACCGGTTCCTGTTTCTTACTTCAAGTTCTTCCTTCAATTCCCCTTCACGTCGGTGGTTCTGTTCGCCCTGCTAACAGGGGTTACTCTGGCGGCGTGGGGGCTCGGAGATTGGGAATCTGCCGTTCGGACCAGTTTGATTCAAATTACCACTCCCTTGCCGCCACTTACAACCCTCCTCCGTTCAGTCGTTGGGGAAGAAGAATCGCCTTGGCCAGGGTGGGTGAGTATTATACTGTCTCTGATTTACTCCGGAGTCGTGTTCGCCCTCATCGCGGCCTGGTTTGAGCGAGGCAGCCAGCGGCTCAATTATGTGGCCAGCCTGTTCACCGAGGAAGACAGGCCCCCCTCGCCGTATGGGTTTCGTTGCGGAACCTCACCGGATAACCCGCAACCCGAACCCCACGAACAGGTGCTGTTGATGCAGGCAGATCGGATTGGAGCTGCCTGTCTTCCTTACCTGCGAGTGGAACTGTCTAGTACGGAATGGAACCTAGGACCAGTCATGCCCAATCGTTGCCGAGGGGCGGTAGCGGTTCTCGAACGTGTGTTTGGAGAGAACGATCGAGGCTTACAGGCTTGGCAGACAGAGCCGTTAGCCTGCGACTTTATCGCTGATTGGCTTCTGAAGCACCTGAACCGACTGGTTGAGCTAGATCGCTCCTCACCTGACCCGAAATACGACTATTGCCTCGCAGAGACCATCGGTGCAGTCGCTGCTGTGCTGGCCAGCGATCCGTCATTGCGAAAACAGCCTACATTGACATCGCGTGGAGCGTACCATGACCTCGATCGCGTCAATCAGTTCCGCCACCATCTCCAATACGTCTTTTCGATTGCCGCGAAGCGTCCAGCCTTGTTGATTGCTGCTTGTGACGCTGCTGAGCGGTTGGGAACTCCCGAAGACTTGCGCATGCTAGATCAACAAACCCGTCGTCTCGATGTCCAAGCCGGGTTTACCACCGTCCAAACTGATCGAATCCTGCAAGCCCGCGACCGCGTACTGGCGCGTTTGTGGTCGGAGCTTATGGAGAAGCGGTCGGAGCTTATGGAGAAGCTGCTAAGCCGCATTGAAGACCTTGGGATGCAACGCCTTCCAGTACCCAAGGGCAAGCCAATGCAATTTCGCCGTAAGTCGGACGGCGCGATCATGGTCTTGATCGTCGCTGGTTCATTTTGCCGTGGGGCTGATCATGCCAAAGAAACCTCTCCAAAACGGCGAGTACATTTGGGAAGCTACCTCATCGATGTTGAACCGGTCTCCCAAAAGTCCTTTGAGCGATGGGTTAAAAACCAGGGAGGTATCCTGCGGGTCGAACGTGGATTCTTCCCGGTCCAGGGTTTGCCCGACGATGTACCGCAGGACCACCCGTATGCCATTCATGTGACGTGGTTTGCAGCACAGGCATATGCCCAGTGGGCAGTCAAGGGAGGGCATCTGCCAACCGAAGCCCAATGGGAAAAGGCAGCGAGGGGAAGCGTGGACGAAAGGCGTTACCCTTCAGGCAAAGATTGGAAGGAAGAATGCATCTCTCCCTACGGAGTCCACATCTGCCACATCCTGGAGTGGACTCAGGACGCATTCAACAGCTCGGCCTACGACAATAATTTGGTCGTGTTCGATCCAGTTATGGAGCCATCGTCGCAGTTTTGGGAGGAGACCTTGCGTGTCGTTCGCGGACGAAATCCCGAATTCAATCCGAGGGATTACCATTTGGCTCACCGTGTGGGGATGGAACCGATCACCGGCGCCTTCACCGCACCTATAGGATTCCGGGTTGCGGTTGACCTTGGGGTGGAGCCATTGACATGA